Proteins from a single region of Akkermansiaceae bacterium:
- a CDS encoding Gfo/Idh/MocA family oxidoreductase → MNRRRFISTSAFAGTFSLLSPLARAQGANGDARVAIIGFNSRGKALLEQVLKAKGARVVALCDVDSGVLDKTADALDKKGIKVAKFDDYRKCCESKEIDAVVIATPNHTHALIASTAAANGKHVYVEKPVSHNVWEGRQLALAAEKHKVIIQHGFQRRSETGWLDAAAWVKEGGIGKVTLARGFCYKPRKAIGKVGAPKPPPSNVNYDLWCGPREVVQVPREKFHYDWHWQQPYGNGDLGNQGPHQLDVCRMFIGDPDLLPASVISAGGRLGYEDDGDWANTQIVWLDYAPAPILFEVRGLPAKGLKWEDGMDKYKGVDLGNIIECEGGWLAGGHGGSCAAFDKDGKKIKEFNGASPHMQNFIDSIHSGKIAKERQVESGHLSAALAHIGNISWKLGAKGGLKEGDSAFTNPAAKDAFDRMVTHLEANGVDLAKTPLSVGKSLTLDTANEKFNGTGAEEANALLKGSYRKGFELVS, encoded by the coding sequence ATGAACCGCCGCCGTTTCATCAGCACTTCCGCCTTCGCCGGAACCTTCTCACTCCTGTCCCCGCTGGCACGCGCCCAGGGCGCGAACGGGGATGCCCGCGTCGCCATCATCGGCTTCAACAGCCGGGGCAAGGCGTTGCTCGAACAAGTCCTCAAGGCGAAGGGAGCCCGCGTGGTCGCCCTCTGTGACGTCGATTCCGGCGTCCTCGACAAGACCGCGGACGCACTCGACAAGAAGGGCATCAAGGTCGCCAAGTTCGACGACTACCGGAAGTGCTGCGAGTCGAAGGAAATCGACGCCGTGGTCATCGCCACGCCGAACCATACCCACGCCCTCATCGCCTCCACCGCCGCCGCGAATGGCAAGCACGTCTATGTGGAGAAGCCGGTTTCCCACAACGTCTGGGAAGGCCGCCAGCTCGCGCTCGCCGCGGAAAAGCACAAGGTCATCATCCAGCACGGATTCCAGCGCCGCTCGGAGACGGGCTGGCTGGACGCCGCTGCGTGGGTGAAGGAAGGCGGCATCGGCAAGGTGACGCTGGCCCGCGGCTTCTGCTACAAGCCGCGCAAGGCGATCGGCAAGGTCGGCGCGCCGAAGCCCCCCCCGTCCAACGTGAACTACGACCTGTGGTGCGGACCGCGCGAGGTGGTCCAGGTTCCCCGGGAAAAGTTCCACTACGACTGGCACTGGCAGCAGCCGTATGGCAACGGCGACCTCGGCAACCAGGGGCCGCACCAGCTCGACGTCTGCCGCATGTTCATCGGGGATCCGGATCTCCTTCCGGCTTCGGTGATCTCCGCCGGCGGCCGCCTCGGCTATGAGGACGACGGTGACTGGGCGAACACCCAGATCGTCTGGCTCGACTACGCCCCGGCGCCGATCCTCTTCGAAGTCCGCGGCCTCCCCGCCAAGGGCCTCAAATGGGAAGACGGCATGGACAAATACAAGGGCGTCGATCTCGGCAACATCATCGAGTGCGAAGGCGGCTGGCTCGCCGGAGGCCATGGTGGTTCCTGCGCCGCGTTCGACAAGGACGGCAAGAAGATCAAGGAATTCAATGGAGCCTCCCCGCACATGCAGAACTTCATCGACTCCATCCACTCCGGGAAGATCGCGAAGGAGCGCCAGGTCGAGTCCGGCCACCTCTCCGCCGCGCTGGCCCACATCGGCAACATCTCCTGGAAACTGGGTGCCAAGGGCGGCCTGAAGGAAGGGGATTCCGCCTTCACCAACCCGGCGGCGAAGGATGCCTTCGACCGCATGGTGACCCACCTGGAGGCGAACGGCGTGGATCTCGCGAAGACCCCGCTCTCCGTCGGCAAGTCCCTGACGCTGGACACCGCCAACGAGAAGTTCAACGGCACCGGAGCGGAAGAGGCCAACGCCCTGCTCAAGGGCAGCTACCGCAAGGGCTTCGAGCTGGTTTCCTGA
- a CDS encoding transposase: protein MPETPWPHAPPHRLVEGGAYFVTAGTYLKAHHFRGAERLEVLHRGLLTVARDFGWNLEAWAVFSNHYHFIGNSPTDAANLSSMLGMLHAKTAGWVNRLDGTPRRQVWFNFRETKLTYQTGYFARLNYVHQNPVKHGLVLVANQYPWCSAAWFEREASAAMVKSIYRFKTNQVKVEDGFEVDPEW from the coding sequence ATGCCGGAAACGCCATGGCCCCATGCTCCGCCACACCGGCTGGTGGAGGGTGGCGCGTATTTCGTTACGGCGGGCACCTATCTGAAGGCCCATCACTTCCGCGGTGCCGAACGTCTTGAGGTCCTCCATCGTGGATTGCTCACCGTCGCCCGCGATTTCGGATGGAATCTCGAAGCCTGGGCGGTTTTTTCCAACCACTACCACTTCATCGGGAACTCTCCCACCGACGCGGCGAATCTTTCTTCCATGCTCGGCATGCTGCATGCGAAAACCGCGGGATGGGTGAACCGTCTGGATGGAACGCCACGGAGGCAGGTATGGTTCAATTTCCGGGAGACGAAGCTCACTTACCAGACCGGCTATTTCGCCCGGTTGAACTACGTGCACCAGAATCCCGTCAAACACGGGCTTGTTCTGGTTGCAAACCAGTATCCATGGTGTTCGGCGGCTTGGTTCGAACGGGAAGCTTCCGCAGCGATGGTGAAATCCATCTACCGCTTCAAAACCAATCAGGTGAAAGTTGAAGATGGTTTCGAGGTGGATCCGGAGTGGTGA
- the rsfS gene encoding ribosome silencing factor, with protein MMAIHGEELALACAKAADGIQAENIRVWDMRGVSTLTDYMIVCSGNSMPHLRAVIREIAAVVEENNGNTPSFTEGKADTRWVVLDYVDVMVHVMHQEMRDFYALEELWADAKEVDWKSR; from the coding sequence ATTATGGCGATCCACGGAGAAGAATTGGCATTGGCGTGTGCGAAGGCGGCTGACGGCATCCAGGCGGAGAACATCCGCGTCTGGGACATGCGCGGCGTTTCCACCCTGACGGACTACATGATCGTCTGCTCCGGAAACTCCATGCCGCACCTGCGCGCGGTCATCCGGGAAATCGCCGCCGTGGTGGAGGAAAACAACGGCAACACCCCGTCCTTCACCGAAGGCAAGGCCGACACCCGCTGGGTGGTCCTCGACTACGTGGATGTCATGGTCCACGTCATGCACCAGGAAATGCGCGACTTCTACGCCCTCGAGGAACTCTGGGCCGACGCGAAGGAAGTGGACTGGAAGTCCCGCTGA